The Chloroflexota bacterium sequence GGTTAATCCATCCTCTACGCGCACCGCCGAGAGTCAACCGGAGTCGTATGCCTAATCCATCCCGCTTGCGTTGGGTTGACCCAATGCAAGCGGAAACCATGATCGGCTGCGGAATTTCCGCATCGATCACAATGCGCAGACAATTGCTGCCTACGCTAGTCCATCATAAAGCAGCATCCTATGGTGCCCCAAACGATTGCTGTTGTTAATAATGATGTGGCATTATTAGATTTATTACAGGAACTCTTGCTCGAAGCCGGCTATGCTACAACCACCTACCTGACCACCGACCTGACCTATCAACAGTTACGGGATAGTCAACCGAGCTTAATTATTCTCGATGTAGGCCTTCAAGCATCCGCTCCAGGCTGGCCATTACTTAAATTACTCCATTTTGATCCAAATACGGTGTAGATCCCCGTTCTGGTTACGACGGTTGATCATGCTTTTATACAAGGTAAGCAAGCCTTTTTACAAGCAGCTGGCTGCGATGTGCTCGAACTTCCGGCCAGTTTAGCCACCTCGTCGCCAACGTTGAAACATTAATTGGTGCCCGCCGGCTCTCCAAAACAGGGAAATGAAACGCAGTGATTTGGATGCAGCATTCGAGATAACCAACCAGCCTACACACTATAGCCAATATCCTCCACTAGCACTAAAATCCAATCCTCTAGCTGCCGATTCGGGATAATCAAAGAGCATATTCCATCATTAGCCGATCAACACAAACTTCGCTAGATGTCACCAGCACCCCAGATATGCTATGCTGATGGTATTGAGTATTTATCTTGACATCAAGATATAATTAATCTATCTTCATGTCAAGTATCTTTATATCGAGATAATCTATGCACGACCAAGTTGATAGTTTTATTGCTGAGTGGCAGCGTGAACGACCAGAGCTTGATGCTACGCCGATGGGCTTGATTGGGCGAATTGCGCGGTTGGAACAACATTTGAGCCGTGATTTGGCGCGGATATTCGGCCAATTTGGCTTACAACGCGGGGAATTTGATGTGCTGGCCAGTTTGCGGCGGTCGGGAGCGCCCTATCAGCGTAGCCCAACCGCCTTGTTCAATACCTTGATGCTCTCATCAGGAGCCATGACCAATCGGCTTGATCGCTTGGCCGCGCGGGGCTTGATCGAGCGCATTCCCGATCCGCACGATCGGCGCAGCCTGTTGGTGCAGCTCACAGCCGAGGGGTTAGATCTGATCAATCGAGCCGTCGAGGCGCATCTTGCCAACGAACAACGCTTGATTGCCAGTTTGAGTAGCGAGCAGCGCGAACAATTAGCCACGCTGTTACGCTGTTGGCTGCTCGATTTAGAGCCAAATCAGGCTTGAGAAACCAGCAGCAGCAATTCGGCTTGGCTCAAGGCTTCGCCTGTAGCTTCGGCGGCTTGACGCTCAGCCTGACCCAAACTGCGATCAAGTTGTTCGCGCAAACTGGTTATATCGTGCCAACTAACTGCCGAGTAGCCAACATCGCAGGCATTGCGCAAACTGGCCGCACCACCAACCAAATAGGCCGCATGCTCAGGATTGGGCGTTGCCAGCCATTCAGCAAAGCCTTCCAGGGCAATTGCCAATGAACGTTGGACATTCAGCCGAGCCGCCATCGTGACTGCTTGATGCAACATTTCGCCTGATTCACGGCGTTCATCAGCATTCTGGCGCAGCAAGGCTAAGCCCAAGCCATACAAAGCCATAATTAATGGTGGTGATTCTTCGTTTTGGCGATGAATCGCGATG is a genomic window containing:
- a CDS encoding MarR family transcriptional regulator, whose product is MHDQVDSFIAEWQRERPELDATPMGLIGRIARLEQHLSRDLARIFGQFGLQRGEFDVLASLRRSGAPYQRSPTALFNTLMLSSGAMTNRLDRLAARGLIERIPDPHDRRSLLVQLTAEGLDLINRAVEAHLANEQRLIASLSSEQREQLATLLRCWLLDLEPNQA